The Neovison vison isolate M4711 chromosome 13, ASM_NN_V1, whole genome shotgun sequence genome includes a region encoding these proteins:
- the LOC122894596 gene encoding olfactory receptor 4F4-like yields MVTEFIFLGLSNSQELQIFLFVFFFVFYVGIVCGNLLIVITVASDSHLHSPMYFLLANLSLTDLCLSSVTAPKMIADFFSKCKVISFKGCLAQIFLLHFFGGSQLVILIAMAFDRYIAIYNPLHYTTILCGNVCVGLVAAAWGTGFLHSVSQLAFAVNLPFCGPNEVDSFYCDLPRVIKLACTDTYRLDIMVIANSGVLTVCSFVFLIISYVIILVTIQQRPLHQSSKALSTLTAHITVVLLLFGPCIFIYTWPFAIKSLDKSLAVFYSVVTPLLNPIIYTLRNKDMKTAMKRLRKWNVNLGKSLRSPVTIRLI; encoded by the coding sequence ATGGTGACAGAGTTCATTTTTCTGGGACTCTCCAATTCTCAGGAATTGCAGATTTTcctatttgtattcttttttgtatTCTATGTAGGAATTGTGTGTGGAAACCTTCTTATTGTCATAACTGTGGCCTCTGACTCCCACCTTCACTCCCCCATGTACTTCCTGCTGGCTAACCTCTCACTCACTGACCTGTGTCTGTCTTCTGTCACAGCCCCCAAGATGATTGCTGACTTTTTCAGTAAATGCAAAGTCATCTCTTTCAAGGGCTGCCTTGCTCAgatatttctccttcacttttttgGTGGGAGTCAGTTGGTGATCCTTATAGCCATGGCCTTTGACAGATATATAGCAATCTATAACCCCCTTCACTACACTACCATTCTGTGTGGCAATGTATGTGTTGGGCTTGTGGCAGCTGCATGGGGGACTGGTTTCCTCCATTCAGTGAGCCAGTTGGCCTTTGCAGTGAACTTACCTTTCTGTGGTCCCAATGAGGTTGACAGCTTTTATTGTGACTTACCTAGGGTTATCAAACTTGCTTGTACAGACACCTATAGGTTGGATATCATGGTCATTGCTAACAGTGGTGTGCTCACtgtgtgttcttttgttttcctaatcATCTCCTATGTTATTATCCTAGTGACCATCCAACAACGCCCTTTACATCAGTCATCCAAGGCCCTGTCCACTTTGACTGCTCACATCACTGTAGTTCTTTTGCTTTTTGGACCATGTATCTTCATTTATACCTGGCCGTTCGCCATCAAGTCATTAGATAAATCCCTTGCTGTGTTTTATTCTGTGGTCACTCCTCTCTTGAACCCAATTATATACACACTGAGGAACAAAGACATGAAGACTGCAATGAAACGGTTGAGAAAATGGAATGTGAACCTAGGGAAAAGTCTTAGATCTCCTGTAACTATAAGGCTAATCTAA